A region of the Lysobacter sp. K5869 genome:
CGGCCGAAGGTTGCCTGGTCGACCAGGATGCGCAGGCCGTAGCGGTCGCGCAGATGCACGATCATGCGGCGATACGATTCGCGGGTGATCGGATCTAGCCGATCAGGTGCGGGTGCGGCGCGCCGCTGCGGCTCAGCCGTGGCGTCTCTGGCGCGCAGCTCCGCCGTGCGGAGTGCCAGCAGTTGCACCAGTTCCTGAAACCGACCCTTGCTCACCGCCGAAGCCTCCTGCACGAACGCGCTCACCAAACCTCTTGGTCAGGTCGATCACGTTCGCCTTGGTCACCGGGCCGCCGAATTCGGCCACGATGGTATAGGCCAATTCGATCAAAACAGGGTCGGTCACCCACTCCGGCGGGTCGCCGACGACAGCCAGATATTCATGTAGAACCGTGATCGCGTGGGCGATCTTTTGAAAGTCTGGTCGCCCAGTTTGAGACCCCAACTCTAGGAAGGCTTTAAGGCCTGGACCTAAGCCAGGACGTGAAGTCTGCTCTGGAAGGTCCGAGCGAATATCGGTTGGGTCGCAACCGAGCGCGTCAGCAAAGAACAACAGCGCTTTGTAGTTCAGCGCGATCGCGCCGCGCATGTACTGGCTGATGAGGCTCTGGTTCGCCTCGGTGTTGCCGGTCCACATTTCGGCGAGCTTGGCCTGCGTCGGCCGGCGGTCCCGGGGTATCGCCAGCCAGATCGCCTTCAGGCGCGCGGCGGCCGCTTGGTCGGCTTCAGTGATCTTGCGGGTGCCGGCGGCCTTGGTCATGGCCGCAATGCTGGGGACGGCGCTCATTGGGCGCAAACAGCCAAGCTGTTGCCTAGAAAAAGTAGCTGTGCTATTTCTTTCTCATGAGCGAACCCCATCCCCTGGAAGTTGCGGTGTCCCTGATCGGCGGCCAAGCCGCAACGGGGCGCCTGCTCGATGTGAGCCAGAGCCTTGTCGCGCAATGGATCGCGCGGGTACGCGACCCGAATGGGAAGCTGGGCCGGCCTCTGCCAGAGGAGTATTGCCCCGCGCTCGAGCGCGCCAGCGGTGTGCGCTGCGAGCGGCTTCTGCCCGAGGTCGTATGGACCCGGGATACCGCCGGCGCAGTGACCGGTTACCACGTTCCCATCCCCGATTCGGGACAGGCGGCGTGACGTGGCCGCCCGGGGGCGCGAGCAGGAGGGGCACGAAGCGTTCCGCGTGGTGAGCGCGGAACCCGGCGTGCGTTGGCTCATCACCGGCATCGCCGCAAGCGCGCGCCCGCGCCGCATCTGGATCGAATTGGAGCGCACGCCGGAGCCGGCCGAATTCGTCGCCGAGCTGTTCGCGTCGTTGGGGATTCCTCGCAGCACCTGAGTTTCGCCTGGGCTCGGCCACTGGCCGGGCCTTTTATTTCGCCCTCGCACCGACCTTCCACGCTATTCCATTCGGTAGAAGCACATGGCAAACGGCCTTGATTTGCGGGTGAAACGCCCGCTCCGCGACATCCCCGAGCATGAGTGGGCGTGGTCGTCGGAAGCCGCGGCGATCGCGTCCATGATCGCGACCAGCGGCCTGCAGGAAAAAACGGTCGCCATCGAGGCGGAAATCGACGCCTCCACGCTGGCGAAGGTGAAGCAAGGCACCGCGCGGCCGTCCGAGGAAGCGCTCGGCCGGATGATGGACGCGACCGGCTCCGAAGCCTGGCTGTTCTATTGGCTGCTGCGCCGCGGCTACGACCCGCGCAGCCTGCGCCGCATCGAATCCGACGTGGAGCGCGAGAACCGCGAACTGCGCGAGCAACTGGAGCGCGAGCGCCACGAGCGCGAAATCGAGCGGCGCCTGTTCAAGGAGCTGCGGTGATGCGCAAGACCATCGCCGAGTTCGTCGAGCAAATCGCGGCCGCCCTGGACGCCGCCGGCAACCAGCAGGCGCCGATCAAGGTCATCGGCACTCGCGAATACCTGCGCGACAAATTTCCGCCCGCCAAGCGCGGCGGCCCGCTGCTGTGCGGCGAACACGAACTGGTCCTGGCGGGCCGCCCGGGCAAGCCGGCGGCGCTGGCGAACCTGGACCTGTTCCCCAACCAGGAACAACCGGCATGAGCGTTTCCCACTGCATGGGGCGCGCGCTGAAGATCGCGCGCCTGCCGGTCGGCCAATGGCCCGACGAGGTTGCCAAGTTGCCGGAGGACTGCGCGCACGCCGATTGCAGCGCGCCGCGCTCCTGCCGCAAGCGCATCGGCGCCTATCTCGCGATCCAGCGCGGCATCCTGCGCGACCGGCCGGCGCCGGCGAGGGGGCGCCGGTGATCGTTCCCCGCCCCGAAACCGCGCGCTTGCTGCGCGACGATGACCTGATCCAGCTCGAGCGCGAGCTGGCCGAGCGCATCCCGAACGAACAGCGCCTGCTCGCCGCCCTGCGGCGCGAGAAGCGCCGGCGCACCCGGTACGCCCAGCGTCACCCCATTGGAATTGCGCACGAAAACGGTGCAGTTCCGGAGGTTGCTGGGTCCGTGGCCGTGGGAGCTTGACCCGATGCGACGGAAAAAGACCCTCAAGCCCGGCGAAGCCGGCAACCATGTGGCGGCGTTGCGCGCGCTGTATCGGCCCGCGCCGCAGCCGGCGCCGACACCCACGCCGGCCGAGCCCAAGCCCGTGACCAAGGAGCAGCGCGATTGAGCGCGGATGTGCTCCTGCAACGCCTGGACAAGGTCCAGAAGTCCGGCCGCGGCTGGCGCGCGCTGTGCCCCGCGTGCGGCGGCCGCGGCCGGAAGCTGTCCATCAC
Encoded here:
- a CDS encoding helix-turn-helix transcriptional regulator; the protein is MTKAAGTRKITEADQAAAARLKAIWLAIPRDRRPTQAKLAEMWTGNTEANQSLISQYMRGAIALNYKALLFFADALGCDPTDIRSDLPEQTSRPGLGPGLKAFLELGSQTGRPDFQKIAHAITVLHEYLAVVGDPPEWVTDPVLIELAYTIVAEFGGPVTKANVIDLTKRFGERVRAGGFGGEQGSVSGTGATAGTPHGGAARQRRHG
- a CDS encoding YdaS family helix-turn-helix protein; the encoded protein is MSEPHPLEVAVSLIGGQAATGRLLDVSQSLVAQWIARVRDPNGKLGRPLPEEYCPALERASGVRCERLLPEVVWTRDTAGAVTGYHVPIPDSGQAA